One window of Vespula pensylvanica isolate Volc-1 chromosome 15, ASM1446617v1, whole genome shotgun sequence genomic DNA carries:
- the LOC122634540 gene encoding uncharacterized protein LOC122634540 isoform X3, producing the protein MSLTRSSKRDSLRGCEKVSDKILYPTVNSLALKRARLPLQLHDGGTDIETQEEMKKDSGLVHRESKRTGLMAKARSSPPRKYRAKIEMMVEKRNETLESAESVEIATSTLIDSEKDEERVRLKEEIKKERMADSEEKKNESSVLRERRCSYSSEDYEKVDVKSQCYPEAFVERDFDVNESFHREKITGISKSTYDIESISFSSDEEKNSLRNNKKKKKKKKKRQFARNVLHYVPGYPGKRHKQPTKKKKKHHRFATSFDSQARSLDEKDETSIEENQDFSRPRSLSRFELKYVMISAPSNFVHVASATNSRLMSNEKTAGSKLERSIITHEEKSANLPLLLRGKEVGKSINRLVGEETSMGTDVRHVNAGRTAYVEIKRTSLGNAEERTGELVDPCQSVKIETDDRETRISYEPILRTNVSFLWSDRTRNFLDNKNEQARLSASLVEKDEETFEERSEEPYDDVGPPLSKSFPQEDDYDDVGPSPICSEENTLGDGRYAKDDTYDDVSLPIFNNIEEKVETLLEDNEKEGSSINNDYSSLEGAEDEKYIYDDVGLPVGEERVNSLYGDSMAASLMGTVLTNGKESEWEDVDDFANALPCLCQRDCTCEKNGERCNTWAKKKPGQRSGKKWKRRRSRRSRKTSACSARTRHDSIVDVAITGSALLLVNHLEKKEGGWRSPENSELDGESVGSKTQGLVQMRLVDLDEDTDMQEASCYVHEESASEDSTYESLRFCQPDEFDTGTDSESETTGLVNGPDLRAKDRGENTTNGNIYLEAPAKPIPPPPRESSLTETLGRRIKMLRRTWSITKGSLGRIRRRTFVEEEQASEESKDLANVHHQLPDNGKYFSFRKHFRKNLTSFSTFYLNDSNGICTSRNNNNNGTTKETIYGNTNWYAWSGTTKINNDCESSSRDVDHYSVLADQEPLYQFYEAAVARVAFESDSDGYEEVEDLNPPPLATDFVKPGQRTLWCQTPQVVRSGLLQRLTPEEKKIQEAKFEILTSEASYLNSLRVLDNEFLRNHELTNEILTASEKDKLFAGVPAVIKASERLLADLEIIWKEDPTLQNLPDILLEHSGKYLDIFVGYCSNQIKIDTTLKELRARKGSKFVEAVTQIESRPECQSLPLNSFLMLPMQRITRLPLLADAVLSKLSIENTDRSSWEKVLSTFTYVASECNEGARAAAQEAEMETITRKLEYSSKIKSLGLKNRHLIKKGPVIQLTMKADMEYKLTFGKKFNKTPLYLFLLTDYLLVTKIKHKKFVFPFAVLTTKLTLS; encoded by the exons ATGAGTTTAACAAGAAGCTCCAAAAGAGATTCCCTTCGTGGATGCGAAAAGGTGTCGGACAAAATTCTTTATCCCACGGTAAATAGTTTAGCCTTGAAGAGAGCGAGATTACCGTTGCAACTTCACGATGGTGGTACGGATATCGAGACGCAGGAGGAGATGAAAAAGGATTCGGGGCTAGTCCATCGGGAAAGCAAACGAACGGGTTTAATG GCTAAAGCCAGGAGCAGCCCACCTCGAAAATACCGCGCGAAAATCGAAATGATGgtagagaaacgaaacgagacacTTGAGAGTGCCGAATCGGTCGAGATCGCCACCAGCACCCTAATCGATAGCGAAAAAGACGAGGAGCGTGTACGTTTGAAAGAAGAGattaaaaaggagagaatggCCGACtcggaggagaaaaagaacgaatcgaGTGTCCTCAGGGAGAGACGTTGCTCGTATTCTTCGGAGGATTACGAAAAAGTCGATGTTAAAAGTCAATGTTACCCGGAAGCCTTCGTAGAACGTGACTTCGATGTCAACGAGAGCTTTCACCGCGAAAAGATCACGGGAATATCTAAATCGACGTATGATATAGAATCGATATCGTTTTCCAGCGACGAGGAGAAAAATAGTCTACggaataacaagaaaaagaagaagaaaaagaagaagagacagtTTGCTAGAAACGTATTGCACTATGTACCAGGATATCCGGGCAAACGTCACAAGCAaccgacgaagaagaagaaaaagcatcATCGTTTCGCCACGTCGTTCGACTCACAAGCAAGATCCTTGGACGAAAAGGACGAAACGAGTATCGAAGAGAATCAGGACTTTTCGCGACCGAGGAGTCTCTCGAGATTCGAATTGAAGTACGTCATGATTTCGGCGCCATCGAACTTCGTTCACGTTGCTTCGGCTACCAATTCGCGCTTGATGTCGAATGAAAAGACCGCCGGCTCGAAATTAGAGCGATCGATTATCACCCACGAGGAAAAATCCGCTAATTTGCCTCTCCTCCTACGAGGGAAAGAAGTTGGCAAAAGTATAAATCGGCTTGTCGGCGAAGAAACGTCTATGGGAACCGACGTACGAC ATGTCAACGCAGGTAGAACGGCCTACGTAGAGATAAAAAGGACGTCCCTAGGCAACGCGGAGGAACGTACGGGCGAACTCGTGGATCCTTGCCAATCGGTGAAAATCGAAACGGACGATCGCGAGACGAGAATTTCTTACGAGCCTATATTACGCACCAATGTCAGTTTTCTTTGGAGCGATCGAACGAGGAATTTCTTGGACAACAAGAACGAGCAAGCTCGACTTTCTGCTTCGCTCgtagaaaaggacgaagagacgTTTGAGGAAAGGTCCGAGGAACCGTACGACGACGTGGGACCACCGCTGTCCAAGTCCTTCCCTCAG GAAGACGATTACGACGATGTGGGACCATCTCCGATATGCTCCGAAGAAAATACTCTTGGCGATGGAAGATACGCGAAGGACGACACATACGACGACGTTTCGTTAccaattttcaataatatcgaagaaaaagttgaaaCGTTATTGGAagataacgagaaagaaggaagctCGATTAACAATGATTATTCCAGTCTCGAGGGTGCTGAGGACGAGAAGTATATTTACGATGACGTTGGTCTTCCCGTTGGCGAGGAACGCGTCAACAGTCTCTATGGAGATTCCATGGCCGCCTCTTTAATGGGAACGGTCCTGACGAACGGCAAAGAATCCGAGTGGGAGGACGTGGACGATTTTGCGAACGCGTTACCTTGCCTCTGTCAACGTGACTGCACATG TGAAAAGAATGGCGAACGGTGCAATACGTGGGCTAAAAAGAAGCCTGGACAACGGTCCGGTAAAAAGTGGAAAAGACGACGTTCGAGAAGATCTAGGAAAACCTCGGCATGCTCCGCGCGAACACGCCACGACTCTATCGTTGACG TGGCCATCACCGGTTCCGCTCTGTTACTGGTCAATCatttggaaaaaaaggaagggggATGGAGATCACCGGAAAATTCGGAATTGGATGGAGAGTCCGTTGGTTCGAAGACCCAAGGCCTCGTCCAAATGAGACTCGTGGATCTTGACGAAGACACGGATATGCAGGAGGCATCGTGTTACGTTCACGAAG AAAGCGCCTCGGAAGATAGCACGTACGAGAGCCTTCGTTTTTGCCAGCCGGACGAATTCGATACGGGTACGGATTCGGAAAGCGAAACGACGGGGCTCGTAAACGGGCCCGATCTTCGTGCCAAGGATCGAGGTGAAAATACTACTAATGGGAATATTTACCTGGAGGCTCCCGCGAAACCGATACCACCGCCTCCGAGAGAATCTAGTCTGACGGAAACTTTGGGTAGAAGAATAAAGATGTTACGAAGAACCTGGAGCATCACCAAGGGCAGTCTTGGTCGAATTCGAAGAAGAACGTTCGTCGAGGAAGAGCAAGCTTCCGAAGAAAGCAAGGACCTTGCCAACGTACACCATCAACTGCCGgacaatggaaaatattttagctTTAGGAAACATTTCCGAAAAAACCTTACCAGTTTTTCGACCTTTTATCTAAACGATAGCAACGGCATTTGCACCTcgaggaataataataataatggtaccACCAAAGAGACCATTTATGGAAATACCAATTGGTACGCGTGGTCTGGTACGacgaaaattaataacgaCTGCGAATCTTCGTCTCGAGACGTCG ATCACTACAGCGTTTTGGCGGACCAAGAACCTTTGTATCAATTTTATGAGGCAGCCGTTGCACGCGTGGCCTTCGAATCGGATTCCGACGGATACGAGGAA GTAGAAGATTTAAATCCTCCTCCGCTTGCTACGGATTTTGTAAAACCAGGACAACGAACCTTATGGTGTCAAACTCCGCAAGTTGTACGTAGCGGACTCTTAC AGAGATTAACaccggaagaaaagaaaatacaagaagCCAAGTTCGAGATCCTTACGTCGGAAGCCTCCTACTTGAATTCGCTTCGCGTTCTTGACAacgaatttcttcgaaatcacgagttaacgaatgaaattttgaCGGCTTCTGAAAAAGATAAACTATTCGCCGGAGTACCTGCTGTGATTAAAGCATCGGAAAGATTATTGGCGGATCTAGAAATAATATGGAAGGAAGATCCTACCTTACAAAATTTGCCTGACATTTTACTTGAACACTCGGGAAAATATTTAGACATATTCGTCGGATATTGCtctaatcaaattaaaatagatacgACATTGAAAGAATTGAG AGCGAGGAAAGGCTCCAAATTCGTAGAGGCTGTCACGCAAATAGAGTCCCGTCCTGAATGTCAAAGTTTGCCATTAAATTCGTTCCTTATGTTACCGATGCAACGTATTACAAG ACTCCCATTGTTGGCCGATGCGGTACTTTCCAAATTATCTATAGAAAATACGGACAGATCCTCGTGGGAAAAAGTTCTATCGACTTTCACTTATGTCGCGTCGGAGTGTAACGAGGGTGCACGTGCTGCGGCTCAAGAAGCAGAAATGGAAACGATAACGAG AAAATTGGAATATTCGTCAAAAATTAAGTCGTTAGGATTAAAAAATcgacatttaattaaaaaaggacCCGTTATACAGTTAACTATGAAGGCAGATATGGAATACAAGCTTACATTTGGGAAGAAGTTCAACAAAACACCGCTGTACCTTTTCCTACTTACAGATTATCTTCTAGTCACAAAGATTAAACACAA AAAATTCGTCTTTCCATTTGCAGTACTCACGACGAAGCTTACATTGTCATAG
- the LOC122634540 gene encoding uncharacterized protein LOC122634540 isoform X1 has translation MSLTRSSKRDSLRGCEKVSDKILYPTVNSLALKRARLPLQLHDGGTDIETQEEMKKDSGLVHRESKRTGLMAKARSSPPRKYRAKIEMMVEKRNETLESAESVEIATSTLIDSEKDEERVRLKEEIKKERMADSEEKKNESSVLRERRCSYSSEDYEKVDVKSQCYPEAFVERDFDVNESFHREKITGISKSTYDIESISFSSDEEKNSLRNNKKKKKKKKKRQFARNVLHYVPGYPGKRHKQPTKKKKKHHRFATSFDSQARSLDEKDETSIEENQDFSRPRSLSRFELKYVMISAPSNFVHVASATNSRLMSNEKTAGSKLERSIITHEEKSANLPLLLRGKEVGKSINRLVGEETSMGTDVRHVNAGRTAYVEIKRTSLGNAEERTGELVDPCQSVKIETDDRETRISYEPILRTNVSFLWSDRTRNFLDNKNEQARLSASLVEKDEETFEERSEEPYDDVGPPLSKSFPQEDDYDDVGPSPICSEENTLGDGRYAKDDTYDDVSLPIFNNIEEKVETLLEDNEKEGSSINNDYSSLEGAEDEKYIYDDVGLPVGEERVNSLYGDSMAASLMGTVLTNGKESEWEDVDDFANALPCLCQRDCTCEKNGERCNTWAKKKPGQRSGKKWKRRRSRRSRKTSACSARTRHDSIVDVAITGSALLLVNHLEKKEGGWRSPENSELDGESVGSKTQGLVQMRLVDLDEDTDMQEASCYVHEESASEDSTYESLRFCQPDEFDTGTDSESETTGLVNGPDLRAKDRGENTTNGNIYLEAPAKPIPPPPRESSLTETLGRRIKMLRRTWSITKGSLGRIRRRTFVEEEQASEESKDLANVHHQLPDNGKYFSFRKHFRKNLTSFSTFYLNDSNGICTSRNNNNNGTTKETIYGNTNWYAWSGTTKINNDCESSSRDVDHYSVLADQEPLYQFYEAAVARVAFESDSDGYEEVEDLNPPPLATDFVKPGQRTLWCQTPQVVRSGLLQRLTPEEKKIQEAKFEILTSEASYLNSLRVLDNEFLRNHELTNEILTASEKDKLFAGVPAVIKASERLLADLEIIWKEDPTLQNLPDILLEHSGKYLDIFVGYCSNQIKIDTTLKELRARKGSKFVEAVTQIESRPECQSLPLNSFLMLPMQRITRLPLLADAVLSKLSIENTDRSSWEKVLSTFTYVASECNEGARAAAQEAEMETITRKLEYSSKIKSLGLKNRHLIKKGPVIQLTMKADMEYKLTFGKKFNKTPLYLFLLTDYLLVTKIKHNTHDEAYIVIDVCKRNLLALESVSEDSPFAGRNAMMLTLLENYCGKQAEYVLTCESNTERERWLEAISPPKRETVGETLYEAWDCPQVMALYSYSPNQPDELSLQPGDVINVLRKMTDGWYHGEKLLNGEQGWFPANYTKEVASEHVRARNLKQRHRLLALTRSVLQKRAKQNLAIY, from the exons ATGAGTTTAACAAGAAGCTCCAAAAGAGATTCCCTTCGTGGATGCGAAAAGGTGTCGGACAAAATTCTTTATCCCACGGTAAATAGTTTAGCCTTGAAGAGAGCGAGATTACCGTTGCAACTTCACGATGGTGGTACGGATATCGAGACGCAGGAGGAGATGAAAAAGGATTCGGGGCTAGTCCATCGGGAAAGCAAACGAACGGGTTTAATG GCTAAAGCCAGGAGCAGCCCACCTCGAAAATACCGCGCGAAAATCGAAATGATGgtagagaaacgaaacgagacacTTGAGAGTGCCGAATCGGTCGAGATCGCCACCAGCACCCTAATCGATAGCGAAAAAGACGAGGAGCGTGTACGTTTGAAAGAAGAGattaaaaaggagagaatggCCGACtcggaggagaaaaagaacgaatcgaGTGTCCTCAGGGAGAGACGTTGCTCGTATTCTTCGGAGGATTACGAAAAAGTCGATGTTAAAAGTCAATGTTACCCGGAAGCCTTCGTAGAACGTGACTTCGATGTCAACGAGAGCTTTCACCGCGAAAAGATCACGGGAATATCTAAATCGACGTATGATATAGAATCGATATCGTTTTCCAGCGACGAGGAGAAAAATAGTCTACggaataacaagaaaaagaagaagaaaaagaagaagagacagtTTGCTAGAAACGTATTGCACTATGTACCAGGATATCCGGGCAAACGTCACAAGCAaccgacgaagaagaagaaaaagcatcATCGTTTCGCCACGTCGTTCGACTCACAAGCAAGATCCTTGGACGAAAAGGACGAAACGAGTATCGAAGAGAATCAGGACTTTTCGCGACCGAGGAGTCTCTCGAGATTCGAATTGAAGTACGTCATGATTTCGGCGCCATCGAACTTCGTTCACGTTGCTTCGGCTACCAATTCGCGCTTGATGTCGAATGAAAAGACCGCCGGCTCGAAATTAGAGCGATCGATTATCACCCACGAGGAAAAATCCGCTAATTTGCCTCTCCTCCTACGAGGGAAAGAAGTTGGCAAAAGTATAAATCGGCTTGTCGGCGAAGAAACGTCTATGGGAACCGACGTACGAC ATGTCAACGCAGGTAGAACGGCCTACGTAGAGATAAAAAGGACGTCCCTAGGCAACGCGGAGGAACGTACGGGCGAACTCGTGGATCCTTGCCAATCGGTGAAAATCGAAACGGACGATCGCGAGACGAGAATTTCTTACGAGCCTATATTACGCACCAATGTCAGTTTTCTTTGGAGCGATCGAACGAGGAATTTCTTGGACAACAAGAACGAGCAAGCTCGACTTTCTGCTTCGCTCgtagaaaaggacgaagagacgTTTGAGGAAAGGTCCGAGGAACCGTACGACGACGTGGGACCACCGCTGTCCAAGTCCTTCCCTCAG GAAGACGATTACGACGATGTGGGACCATCTCCGATATGCTCCGAAGAAAATACTCTTGGCGATGGAAGATACGCGAAGGACGACACATACGACGACGTTTCGTTAccaattttcaataatatcgaagaaaaagttgaaaCGTTATTGGAagataacgagaaagaaggaagctCGATTAACAATGATTATTCCAGTCTCGAGGGTGCTGAGGACGAGAAGTATATTTACGATGACGTTGGTCTTCCCGTTGGCGAGGAACGCGTCAACAGTCTCTATGGAGATTCCATGGCCGCCTCTTTAATGGGAACGGTCCTGACGAACGGCAAAGAATCCGAGTGGGAGGACGTGGACGATTTTGCGAACGCGTTACCTTGCCTCTGTCAACGTGACTGCACATG TGAAAAGAATGGCGAACGGTGCAATACGTGGGCTAAAAAGAAGCCTGGACAACGGTCCGGTAAAAAGTGGAAAAGACGACGTTCGAGAAGATCTAGGAAAACCTCGGCATGCTCCGCGCGAACACGCCACGACTCTATCGTTGACG TGGCCATCACCGGTTCCGCTCTGTTACTGGTCAATCatttggaaaaaaaggaagggggATGGAGATCACCGGAAAATTCGGAATTGGATGGAGAGTCCGTTGGTTCGAAGACCCAAGGCCTCGTCCAAATGAGACTCGTGGATCTTGACGAAGACACGGATATGCAGGAGGCATCGTGTTACGTTCACGAAG AAAGCGCCTCGGAAGATAGCACGTACGAGAGCCTTCGTTTTTGCCAGCCGGACGAATTCGATACGGGTACGGATTCGGAAAGCGAAACGACGGGGCTCGTAAACGGGCCCGATCTTCGTGCCAAGGATCGAGGTGAAAATACTACTAATGGGAATATTTACCTGGAGGCTCCCGCGAAACCGATACCACCGCCTCCGAGAGAATCTAGTCTGACGGAAACTTTGGGTAGAAGAATAAAGATGTTACGAAGAACCTGGAGCATCACCAAGGGCAGTCTTGGTCGAATTCGAAGAAGAACGTTCGTCGAGGAAGAGCAAGCTTCCGAAGAAAGCAAGGACCTTGCCAACGTACACCATCAACTGCCGgacaatggaaaatattttagctTTAGGAAACATTTCCGAAAAAACCTTACCAGTTTTTCGACCTTTTATCTAAACGATAGCAACGGCATTTGCACCTcgaggaataataataataatggtaccACCAAAGAGACCATTTATGGAAATACCAATTGGTACGCGTGGTCTGGTACGacgaaaattaataacgaCTGCGAATCTTCGTCTCGAGACGTCG ATCACTACAGCGTTTTGGCGGACCAAGAACCTTTGTATCAATTTTATGAGGCAGCCGTTGCACGCGTGGCCTTCGAATCGGATTCCGACGGATACGAGGAA GTAGAAGATTTAAATCCTCCTCCGCTTGCTACGGATTTTGTAAAACCAGGACAACGAACCTTATGGTGTCAAACTCCGCAAGTTGTACGTAGCGGACTCTTAC AGAGATTAACaccggaagaaaagaaaatacaagaagCCAAGTTCGAGATCCTTACGTCGGAAGCCTCCTACTTGAATTCGCTTCGCGTTCTTGACAacgaatttcttcgaaatcacgagttaacgaatgaaattttgaCGGCTTCTGAAAAAGATAAACTATTCGCCGGAGTACCTGCTGTGATTAAAGCATCGGAAAGATTATTGGCGGATCTAGAAATAATATGGAAGGAAGATCCTACCTTACAAAATTTGCCTGACATTTTACTTGAACACTCGGGAAAATATTTAGACATATTCGTCGGATATTGCtctaatcaaattaaaatagatacgACATTGAAAGAATTGAG AGCGAGGAAAGGCTCCAAATTCGTAGAGGCTGTCACGCAAATAGAGTCCCGTCCTGAATGTCAAAGTTTGCCATTAAATTCGTTCCTTATGTTACCGATGCAACGTATTACAAG ACTCCCATTGTTGGCCGATGCGGTACTTTCCAAATTATCTATAGAAAATACGGACAGATCCTCGTGGGAAAAAGTTCTATCGACTTTCACTTATGTCGCGTCGGAGTGTAACGAGGGTGCACGTGCTGCGGCTCAAGAAGCAGAAATGGAAACGATAACGAG AAAATTGGAATATTCGTCAAAAATTAAGTCGTTAGGATTAAAAAATcgacatttaattaaaaaaggacCCGTTATACAGTTAACTATGAAGGCAGATATGGAATACAAGCTTACATTTGGGAAGAAGTTCAACAAAACACCGCTGTACCTTTTCCTACTTACAGATTATCTTCTAGTCACAAAGATTAAACACAA TACTCACGACGAAGCTTACATTGTCATAGATGTTTGCAAAAGAAATCTTCTTGCCTTGGAATCAGTTTCCGAAGACTCGCCCTTCGCTGGTCGCAATGCGATGATGTTAACTCTGTTGGAAAATTATTGTGGTAAACAAGCCGAATACGTTCTAACCTGTGAAAGCAatacggaaagagagaggtggtTGGAAGCTATTTCGCCACCTAAACGGGAAACAGTCGGGGAAACGCTTTACGAAGCCTGGGACTGTCCTCAAGTAATGGCTCTGTATTCTTATTCGCCGAACCAACCCGACGAGCTTTCATTGCAACCAG GAGACGTTATAAACGTACTGAGAAAAATGACGGACGGCTGGTATCATGGCGAAAAGCTATTGAACGGAGAACAAGGTTGGTTTCCTGCTAATTATACGAAAGAAGTTGCCTCTGAACACGTCCGTGCGAGAAATTTGAAGCAGAGGCATCGTCTATTGGCCCTTACGCGTAGCGTTTTACAAAAAAGAGCAAAACAAAACTTGGCCATTTATTGA